The following are encoded in a window of Paramormyrops kingsleyae isolate MSU_618 chromosome 12, PKINGS_0.4, whole genome shotgun sequence genomic DNA:
- the LOC111852103 gene encoding broad substrate specificity ATP-binding cassette transporter ABCG2-like: MADRANDVNIAMVEEPSSNGDSRISGSPEKRRHSPHGAVVSFHNIHYKVDVSTGPLCRRKIHTKEILIELNGVMKPGLNAILGATGSGKSSFLDVLAARKDPSGLSGEVLIDGAPQPPNFKCLSGYVVQDDVVMGTLTVRENFRFSAALRLPTSITEKEKEEKVEQLIQLLGLGKVANSRVGTQLIRGISGGERKRTNIGMELIIDPSVLFLDEPTTGLDASTANSVLLLLKRMSRQGRTIIMSIHQPRYSIYRLFDSLTLLVSGRQVYHGPAQEALDYFSAIGYTCEPHNNPADFFLDVINGDSTAAALAKMADSGDVDFEEESSQRQNTEECLVMEYKKSTQYRETQAELEKISKGRDHSISPKSRTITYSTSFWHQFRWVLKRTFRNLMLNPQTSVAQISVTLFLALVIGAIFFGVKDDPSGIQNRMGTLFFITTNQCFSSLSAAELFITERKLFVHESISGYYRVSVYFLSKILSDILTLRTIPAIIFSCVAYFMIGLKATVSAFFMFMLTVALLAYTATAMTFAISADQSVVAIANIFMTISFVFMMIFSGLLVNLPSIMDWLAWFKYFSITRYGLTALQINEFRGLNFCEHLPPPPTEMPDMNCTIITPGLTCTGEDFLKEQGIDYSTWGLWQNHVALLIMTIIFLTIAYLKLRFIRKFT, from the exons ATGGCAGATCGGGCCAACGATGTAAACATCGCAATGGTTGAGGAGCCCAGCTCCAACGGAGACTCCCGAATCTCTGGAAGTCCTGAGAAAAGGCGCCACTCTCCACATGGAGCTGTGGTGAGCTTCCACAACATTCATTACAAGGTGGATGTCAGCACTGGACCTCTGTGTCGGAGGAAGATTCACACCAAGGAGATTCTCATCGAGCTGAA TGGAGTTATGAAGCCCGGTCTGAATGCTATTCTGGGTGCAACAGGAAGTGGGAAGTCAtc GTTCCTGGATGTCCTCGCGGCCAGAAAGGACCCCTCTGGCCTCTCTGGGGAGGTTCTGATCGACGGAGCCCCACAGCCCCCTAACTTCAAGTGTCTCTCAGGCTATGTGGTTCAG GATGACGTTGTCATGGGAACCCTCACGGTGAGGGAGAACTTCCGCTTCTCGGCCGCCCTGAGGCTGCCCACCTCCATAACcgagaaggagaaggaggagaaggTGGAGCAGCTCATCCAGCTCCTGGGCCTCGGCAAAGTCGCCAACTCCAGG GTTGGGACCCAGCTGATCCGTGGGATCTCCGGTGGCGAGCGAAAGCGGACCAACATTGGGATGGAGCTCATCATCGACCCTTCGGTGCTCTTCCTGGACGAGCCCACCACGGGCCTGGATGCCAGCACCGCCAACTCCGTCCTCCTACTGCTGAAGAG GATGTCCCGCCAAGGGAGGACCATCATCATGTCCATACACCAGCCTCGCTATTCCATCTACCGGCTGTTCGACAGCCTCACTCTGCTGGTGAGCGGCAGGCAGGTTTACCACGGCCCGGCCCAGGAGGCTCTCGACTACTTCTCTGCCATTG GATACACCTGTGAGCCTCACAACAACCCAGCAGACTTCTTCCTGGACGTTATCAACGGTGATTCGACGGCTGCAGCTTTGGCCAAAATGGCCGATTCTGGAG ACGTGGACTTTGAAGAAGAGAGCAGCCAGAGACAGAACACAGAAGAGTGTCTGGTGATGGAGTACAAGAAGAGCACACAGTACAGGGAGACCCAGGCAGAGCTGGAGAAGATCTCCAAGGGCAGAGACCACAGCATCAGCCCCAAATCCCGCACCATCACTTACAGCACCTCCTTCTGGCACCAATTCAGATGGGTACTAAAGAGAACCTTCCGGAACCTTATGCTGAATCCTCAGACCTCTGTTGCTCAG ATCAGCGTCACGCTATTTCTAGCACTCGTCATTGGAGCCATATTCTTTGGGGTAAAAGACGATCCGAGCGGAATTCAAAACAG GATGGGCACTCTCTTCTTCATCACCACAAACCAGTGCTTCAGCTCGCTGTCCGCTGCCGAACTCTTCATCACGGAGCGGAAACTGTTTGT GCATGAGTCCATCAGTGGGTATTACAGGGTCTCCGTGTACTTTCTGTCCAAGATCCTGTCGGACATCCTAACCCTGCGGACCATTCCGGCCATCATCTTCAGCTGTGTTGCATACTTTATGATCG GTCTGAAGGCTACCGTCTCAGCGTTTTTCATGTTCATGCTGACGGTGGCGCTGTTGGCCTACACAGCCACAGCCATGACCTTCGCTATCTCCGCTGACCAGAGTGTGGTGGCCATAGCCAACATCTTTATGACCATCAGTTTTGTGTTCATGATG ATCTTCTCAGGGCTACTGGTGAACCTGCCCAGCATCATGGACTGGCTGGCCTGGTTTAAGTACTTCAGCATCACTCGCTACGGCTTGACA GCCCTGCAAATAAATGAATTTAGAGGCCTAAATTTTTGTGAGCATTTACCTCCGCCTCCTACTGAAATGCCAGACATGAACTGCACCATCATCACACCTGGCTTAAC GTGTACTGGGGAAGACTTTCTGAAAGAGCAGGGCATTGACTACTCAACATGGGGACTCTGGCAGAACCACGTCGCCCTCTTAATAATGACCATCATCTTCCTCACAATTGCATACCTGAAACTGCGCTTCATCAGAAAGTTCACATAA